The following are from one region of the Takifugu rubripes chromosome 12, fTakRub1.2, whole genome shotgun sequence genome:
- the rrm2b gene encoding ribonucleoside-diphosphate reductase subunit M2 B, translated as MISSRKMDGPNKDPKSDQMRESNGLKDTSPGWESGSETQGEPLLEENPRRFVIFPIQYPDIWKMYKQAQASFWTVEEVDLSKDLAHWDSLKHEEKHFVSHVLAFFAASDGIVNENLVQRFCQEVQVPEARSFYSCQVLMESVHSEMYSLLINTYIRDLKERDYLFNAIHTMPCVKRKADWALHWINDRTSTFGERLVAFAAVEGIFFSGSFASIYWLKKRGLMPGLTYSNELISRDEGLHCTFACLLFSYLVKKPSEDRVKDIVTKAVSIEQEFLMEALPVDLIGMNCCLMKQYIEFVADRLFADLGLAKVYHAENPFDFMESISLEGKTNFFEKRVAEYQRFGIMSSPMDSEFTLDADF; from the exons ATGATCTCTTCTCGGAAAATGGATGGACCGAATAAGGATCCGAAGTCCGATCAAATGAGAGAATCG AATGGCCTGAAAGACACGTCCCCAGGCTGGGAAAGCGGTTCAGAGACGCAGGGTGAACCTTTGCTCGAGGAGAACCCCAGACGCTTTGTCATCTTCCCCATCCAGTATCCCGACATCTGGAAGATGTACAAGCAGGCCCAGGCCTCATTCTGGACGGTGGAAGAG GTGGATTTGTCCAAGGACTTGGCACACTGGGACAGTTTAAAACACGAAGAGAAGCACTTTGTCTCGCACGTTCTGGCCTTCTTCGCTGCGAGCGACGGCATTGTCAACGAAAACCTG GTGCAGAGGTTCTGCCAGGAGGTGCAGGTTCCTGAAGCGCGCTCCTTCTACAGCTGCCAGGTCCTCATGGAGTCTGTGCACTCGGAGATGTACAGCCTGCTCATCAACACCTACATCAGGGACCTGAAGGAGAG GGACTACTTATTCAACGCCATTCACACCATGCCTTGTGTGAAGAGGAAGGCCGACTGGGCACTCCACTGGATCAACGACCGCACGTCGACCTTTG GGGAACGACTGGTGGCATTTGCAGCAGTGGAGGGCATCTTCTTCTCTGGCTCGTTCGCGTCCATCTACTGGCTGAAGAAAAGGGGACTCATGCCGGGCCTCACCTATTCTAATGAGCTCATCAGCAGAGATGAG GGCCTGCACTGTACATTTGCCTGCCTGCTGTTCAGCTATCTGGTGAAGAAGCCGTCAGAGGACAGAGTGAAGGACATCGTCACCAAAGCTGTTAGCATCGAGCAG GAGTTCCTGATGGAGGCCCTGCCTGTGGACCTGATTGGAATGAACTGCTGCCTGATGAAGCAGTATATCGAGTTTGTGGCCGACCGTCTTTTTGCCGACCTCGGGCTGGCCAAG GTGTACCACGCAGAAAACCCATTCGACTTCATGGAGTCCATTTCCCTGGAGGGGAAAACCAACTTCTTTGAAAAACGAGTCGCAGAGTATCAAAGATTTGGGATCATGTCAAGCCCCATGGACTCCGAGTTCACCCTGGATGCAGACTTCTGA
- the LOC101069295 gene encoding protein LYRIC-like isoform X2 has protein sequence MMAGDFHGFTLEKAEQLSGRLREVLSSGQAYMLTRFGVDLGLDPDLYPTWIVLSATAVVLLLLLALSWAAVRGAPLLRKTPASRADLRSCEPDKAGLAKPVRAEEQRKRNKKKPPEKKTHQSNGQPGNVAPQRENPPGTVLKPKEDKTLVQIVQNPVQVKKNKKKARTDVKPVQHVSTNDLKEPDEGAWETKVSHREKKQQRRKDKGPEDSGSPGGTAAPKPHVVTALTKKNRGNGDSRGAGKGSTATRAAPPGRKEQPSVNSGGRTDASVKTAEQMGAARSSVHTAAQFSVSQKHQTQAWSSSEGQMKSGTSPAAFSALGCDATEPPSNPAERRGSQYDEWSGFNRTSPADPSSDWYAPVEHWGNYEGVSVMAAPPVKQEPAPHVVSLKPATESEKREDPSDGAARAKKRRRRKKNTEEEGASDAQTAKLSAAPADIPAPASKKQNPSISSSQKGSQQSTQPPKPSQKKKARREI, from the exons ATGATGGCCGGGGATTTCCATGGCTTCACCTTGGAGAAAGCGGAGCAGCTCTCCGGCCGCTTGAGGGAGGTTCTGTCTAGCGGACAAGCCTACATGCTGACCCGCTTTGGGGTGGACCTGGGTCTGGATCCCGACCTGTATCCGACGTGGATTGTCCTGTCAGCGACCGCGgtcgttctgctgctgctgctcgctctgTCTTGGGCCGCCGTCCGCGGCGCTCCGCTGCTCCGGAAAACGCCAGCGTCCCGGGCTGACCTCCGCAGCTGCGAGCCCGACAAGGCGGGTTTAGCGAAACCGGTCCGAGCAGAagaacagaggaaaaggaacaaaaagaaGCCGCCTGAAAAG AAGACTCATCAGTCTAATGGGCAACCAGGGAATGTGGCTCCTCAGCGAGAGAATCCGCCTGGAACCGTTTTAAAGCCAAAAGAAGACAAG ACGCTGGTGCAGATCGTCCAGAATCCGGTGCAGGtaaagaagaacaagaagaaagCCAGGACAGATGTGAAACCGGTCCAGCATGTGTCCACCAATGACTTGAAAGAGCCAGATGAGG GTGCGTGGGAAACTAAAGTTAGTCACagagagaagaagcagcagcgcaGGAAGGACAAGGGCCCGGAAGACtctggtagcccaggagggacCGCGGCCCCCAAACCTCATGTTGTCACAGCACTTACCAAGAAGAACAGAGGAAACGGTG ACTCGAGAGGCGCTGGAAAGGGCAGCACAGCGACGAGAGCCG ctcctcccggCAGAAAAGAACAACCATCAGTCAACAGTGGCGGCAGGACAGACGCCTCTGTGAAGACGGCAGAGCAGATGGGGGCTGCGAGGAGCTCTGTCCACACAGCAGCGCAGTTCAGTGTCTCACAGAAGCACCAGACACAAG cctggagcagcagcGAGGGCCAGATGAAGAGCGGAACCAGCCCGGCCGCCTTCTCTGCGCTGGGATGTGACGCCACAG AGCCACCGTCCAACCCCGCGGAGCGGCGGGGGAGCCAGTATGACGAATGGTCTGGCTTCA ataGGACGTCACCAGCCGACCCCAGCTCCGACTGGTATGCCCCAGTAGAACACTGGGGAAACTACGAAGGGGTCTCTGTGATGGCGGCGCCTCCAGTGAAGCAAGAACCTGCTCCTCACGTGGTTTCTCTAAAACCG GCGACAGAGTCCGAGAAGAGGGAAGATCCCTCTGATGGAGCAGCCAGAgccaagaagaggaggaggaggaagaaaaacacagaagaagagggCGCTTCTGACGCTCAG ACGGCGAAGCTGAGTGCAGCCCCTGCGGACATTCCTGCACCAGCCTCCAAGAAGCAGAACCCCAGCATCTCCTCATCTCAGA AGGGGTCTCAGCAGAGCACGCAGCCTCCCAAACCCTCCCAGAAGAAAAAGGCCCGCAGGGAAATCTGA
- the LOC101069295 gene encoding protein LYRIC-like isoform X1 — translation MMAGDFHGFTLEKAEQLSGRLREVLSSGQAYMLTRFGVDLGLDPDLYPTWIVLSATAVVLLLLLALSWAAVRGAPLLRKTPASRADLRSCEPDKAGLAKPVRAEEQRKRNKKKPPEKKTHQSNGQPGNVAPQRENPPGTVLKPKEDKTLVQIVQNPVQVKKNKKKARTDVKPVQHVSTNDLKEPDEGAWETKVSHREKKQQRRKDKGPEDSGSPGGTAAPKPHVVTALTKKNRGNGDSRGAGKGSTATRAAPPGRKEQPSVNSGGRTDASVKTAEQMGAARSSVHTAAQFSVSQKHQTQAAWSSSEGQMKSGTSPAAFSALGCDATEPPSNPAERRGSQYDEWSGFNRTSPADPSSDWYAPVEHWGNYEGVSVMAAPPVKQEPAPHVVSLKPATESEKREDPSDGAARAKKRRRRKKNTEEEGASDAQTAKLSAAPADIPAPASKKQNPSISSSQKGSQQSTQPPKPSQKKKARREI, via the exons ATGATGGCCGGGGATTTCCATGGCTTCACCTTGGAGAAAGCGGAGCAGCTCTCCGGCCGCTTGAGGGAGGTTCTGTCTAGCGGACAAGCCTACATGCTGACCCGCTTTGGGGTGGACCTGGGTCTGGATCCCGACCTGTATCCGACGTGGATTGTCCTGTCAGCGACCGCGgtcgttctgctgctgctgctcgctctgTCTTGGGCCGCCGTCCGCGGCGCTCCGCTGCTCCGGAAAACGCCAGCGTCCCGGGCTGACCTCCGCAGCTGCGAGCCCGACAAGGCGGGTTTAGCGAAACCGGTCCGAGCAGAagaacagaggaaaaggaacaaaaagaaGCCGCCTGAAAAG AAGACTCATCAGTCTAATGGGCAACCAGGGAATGTGGCTCCTCAGCGAGAGAATCCGCCTGGAACCGTTTTAAAGCCAAAAGAAGACAAG ACGCTGGTGCAGATCGTCCAGAATCCGGTGCAGGtaaagaagaacaagaagaaagCCAGGACAGATGTGAAACCGGTCCAGCATGTGTCCACCAATGACTTGAAAGAGCCAGATGAGG GTGCGTGGGAAACTAAAGTTAGTCACagagagaagaagcagcagcgcaGGAAGGACAAGGGCCCGGAAGACtctggtagcccaggagggacCGCGGCCCCCAAACCTCATGTTGTCACAGCACTTACCAAGAAGAACAGAGGAAACGGTG ACTCGAGAGGCGCTGGAAAGGGCAGCACAGCGACGAGAGCCG ctcctcccggCAGAAAAGAACAACCATCAGTCAACAGTGGCGGCAGGACAGACGCCTCTGTGAAGACGGCAGAGCAGATGGGGGCTGCGAGGAGCTCTGTCCACACAGCAGCGCAGTTCAGTGTCTCACAGAAGCACCAGACACAAG cagcctggagcagcagcGAGGGCCAGATGAAGAGCGGAACCAGCCCGGCCGCCTTCTCTGCGCTGGGATGTGACGCCACAG AGCCACCGTCCAACCCCGCGGAGCGGCGGGGGAGCCAGTATGACGAATGGTCTGGCTTCA ataGGACGTCACCAGCCGACCCCAGCTCCGACTGGTATGCCCCAGTAGAACACTGGGGAAACTACGAAGGGGTCTCTGTGATGGCGGCGCCTCCAGTGAAGCAAGAACCTGCTCCTCACGTGGTTTCTCTAAAACCG GCGACAGAGTCCGAGAAGAGGGAAGATCCCTCTGATGGAGCAGCCAGAgccaagaagaggaggaggaggaagaaaaacacagaagaagagggCGCTTCTGACGCTCAG ACGGCGAAGCTGAGTGCAGCCCCTGCGGACATTCCTGCACCAGCCTCCAAGAAGCAGAACCCCAGCATCTCCTCATCTCAGA AGGGGTCTCAGCAGAGCACGCAGCCTCCCAAACCCTCCCAGAAGAAAAAGGCCCGCAGGGAAATCTGA
- the LOC101069295 gene encoding protein LYRIC-like isoform X3, giving the protein MMAGDFHGFTLEKAEQLSGRLREVLSSGQAYMLTRFGVDLGLDPDLYPTWIVLSATAVVLLLLLALSWAAVRGAPLLRKTPASRADLRSCEPDKAGLAKPVRAEEQRKRNKKKPPEKTHQSNGQPGNVAPQRENPPGTVLKPKEDKTLVQIVQNPVQVKKNKKKARTDVKPVQHVSTNDLKEPDEGAWETKVSHREKKQQRRKDKGPEDSGSPGGTAAPKPHVVTALTKKNRGNGDSRGAGKGSTATRAAPPGRKEQPSVNSGGRTDASVKTAEQMGAARSSVHTAAQFSVSQKHQTQAAWSSSEGQMKSGTSPAAFSALGCDATEPPSNPAERRGSQYDEWSGFNRTSPADPSSDWYAPVEHWGNYEGVSVMAAPPVKQEPAPHVVSLKPATESEKREDPSDGAARAKKRRRRKKNTEEEGASDAQTAKLSAAPADIPAPASKKQNPSISSSQKGSQQSTQPPKPSQKKKARREI; this is encoded by the exons ATGATGGCCGGGGATTTCCATGGCTTCACCTTGGAGAAAGCGGAGCAGCTCTCCGGCCGCTTGAGGGAGGTTCTGTCTAGCGGACAAGCCTACATGCTGACCCGCTTTGGGGTGGACCTGGGTCTGGATCCCGACCTGTATCCGACGTGGATTGTCCTGTCAGCGACCGCGgtcgttctgctgctgctgctcgctctgTCTTGGGCCGCCGTCCGCGGCGCTCCGCTGCTCCGGAAAACGCCAGCGTCCCGGGCTGACCTCCGCAGCTGCGAGCCCGACAAGGCGGGTTTAGCGAAACCGGTCCGAGCAGAagaacagaggaaaaggaacaaaaagaaGCCGCCTGAAAAG ACTCATCAGTCTAATGGGCAACCAGGGAATGTGGCTCCTCAGCGAGAGAATCCGCCTGGAACCGTTTTAAAGCCAAAAGAAGACAAG ACGCTGGTGCAGATCGTCCAGAATCCGGTGCAGGtaaagaagaacaagaagaaagCCAGGACAGATGTGAAACCGGTCCAGCATGTGTCCACCAATGACTTGAAAGAGCCAGATGAGG GTGCGTGGGAAACTAAAGTTAGTCACagagagaagaagcagcagcgcaGGAAGGACAAGGGCCCGGAAGACtctggtagcccaggagggacCGCGGCCCCCAAACCTCATGTTGTCACAGCACTTACCAAGAAGAACAGAGGAAACGGTG ACTCGAGAGGCGCTGGAAAGGGCAGCACAGCGACGAGAGCCG ctcctcccggCAGAAAAGAACAACCATCAGTCAACAGTGGCGGCAGGACAGACGCCTCTGTGAAGACGGCAGAGCAGATGGGGGCTGCGAGGAGCTCTGTCCACACAGCAGCGCAGTTCAGTGTCTCACAGAAGCACCAGACACAAG cagcctggagcagcagcGAGGGCCAGATGAAGAGCGGAACCAGCCCGGCCGCCTTCTCTGCGCTGGGATGTGACGCCACAG AGCCACCGTCCAACCCCGCGGAGCGGCGGGGGAGCCAGTATGACGAATGGTCTGGCTTCA ataGGACGTCACCAGCCGACCCCAGCTCCGACTGGTATGCCCCAGTAGAACACTGGGGAAACTACGAAGGGGTCTCTGTGATGGCGGCGCCTCCAGTGAAGCAAGAACCTGCTCCTCACGTGGTTTCTCTAAAACCG GCGACAGAGTCCGAGAAGAGGGAAGATCCCTCTGATGGAGCAGCCAGAgccaagaagaggaggaggaggaagaaaaacacagaagaagagggCGCTTCTGACGCTCAG ACGGCGAAGCTGAGTGCAGCCCCTGCGGACATTCCTGCACCAGCCTCCAAGAAGCAGAACCCCAGCATCTCCTCATCTCAGA AGGGGTCTCAGCAGAGCACGCAGCCTCCCAAACCCTCCCAGAAGAAAAAGGCCCGCAGGGAAATCTGA